Proteins encoded in a region of the Gemmatimonadaceae bacterium genome:
- a CDS encoding ABC transporter permease — protein MDNFAQDIRLALRQFGRTPVFTLTVLATLALAIGATTAVFSLVDGVLLNPLGFSRPDRLVYLEAVDPKGSPEEISPQDLIDFQRQTRSFSAIASVESGRSQTLTRQSGPAVRLSGARVGGSFFDILGVAPEAGHFFQRGSDAKDAPKVAVLSDRAWHREFGGDPKIVGSRITLGDSLYQVVGIAPPRFTFPGQPDVWLPAVWLDWEVGDTARGYHSVNAIARLSDGVTLDAGRRDLAAIAYRIAQAWPKYDAKVSATATPLREQLVGSVERPLWVLFGAVVFVLLIACVNISNLMLSRATARASEVAVRTALGASPARLARQFVTESVVLAFAGTALGILVASWIVDAVVRFGPSGLPRLTDLSMSASVLAFSALIAVVTGIGFGVAPALHLSRTNPSVLLRAGARGITGGAHRTRALLVLTEIALGTVLLVGAGLLVRSFVRLLSVDPGFRADNVIVFDLALAGSKYQYDAQDNRFAEAVLTRLAALPGVTGVAVAANRPFDRAPAFSVSTSFTIDGQPKPEKGAEPESRLLPVSPSYFATMGMTLLRGRTFADQENRLGAAPVVVINEALAARDFPGQNPIGKHLTFGINHTVSADPKDTLRTRGEIIGVVRTVTHTSLSAKPEPATYVPYALLPFGPSFAVRTNADQVTAEREIRSAVAAVDRNAPVYGLQALRDAISASVEQPRFYTVVCGAFALVALLLAAVGIYGVISYGVSQRSREFGLRIALGATPHDVVALVLRSGTRLTLVGLAIGLVGALLATRTMSALLFGVSALDGLTFAVVCVVLAGTATLASWLPARRAAAVDPVVAMRAE, from the coding sequence ATGGACAATTTCGCTCAAGACATTCGTCTCGCACTGCGCCAGTTCGGGCGCACGCCGGTGTTCACGCTGACCGTGCTTGCGACTCTTGCCCTCGCCATCGGCGCGACGACGGCCGTGTTCAGTCTCGTCGACGGTGTGCTGCTCAACCCGCTCGGTTTTTCGCGGCCGGATCGCCTCGTCTACCTCGAAGCTGTCGATCCGAAGGGCAGTCCGGAGGAGATCTCGCCGCAAGATCTCATCGACTTTCAGCGCCAGACGCGGAGCTTCTCCGCCATCGCGTCGGTGGAATCCGGGCGCAGCCAGACGCTCACGCGCCAATCGGGACCTGCCGTCCGCTTGAGCGGTGCTCGCGTCGGCGGATCGTTCTTCGACATTCTCGGCGTCGCGCCAGAAGCCGGACACTTCTTTCAACGCGGCTCGGATGCCAAGGACGCGCCGAAGGTCGCGGTGTTGTCCGACCGCGCCTGGCACCGCGAGTTCGGCGGCGACCCCAAGATCGTGGGAAGCCGAATCACGCTCGGCGACTCGTTGTATCAAGTCGTCGGCATCGCGCCGCCGCGATTCACGTTTCCCGGCCAGCCGGACGTCTGGCTCCCCGCCGTGTGGCTCGATTGGGAAGTCGGCGACACGGCGCGCGGGTATCACTCCGTCAACGCGATCGCTCGGCTGTCCGACGGCGTGACACTGGACGCCGGGCGACGCGATCTCGCCGCGATCGCGTATCGCATCGCGCAAGCGTGGCCGAAGTACGACGCCAAGGTCAGCGCGACGGCGACGCCGCTTCGCGAGCAGCTCGTCGGCAGCGTCGAGCGGCCGCTCTGGGTGCTGTTCGGCGCCGTCGTGTTCGTGCTTCTGATCGCGTGCGTGAACATCAGCAACCTCATGCTCTCACGCGCGACCGCCCGCGCGTCGGAAGTCGCCGTGCGCACCGCGCTCGGCGCCAGCCCGGCTCGACTGGCGCGGCAGTTCGTGACGGAGAGCGTGGTTCTCGCGTTTGCGGGCACGGCGCTCGGAATCCTCGTCGCGAGTTGGATCGTGGACGCTGTCGTCCGCTTCGGTCCCTCGGGTCTCCCCCGGTTGACCGATCTCTCGATGAGCGCGAGCGTGCTCGCGTTCTCGGCGCTCATCGCCGTGGTGACCGGGATCGGCTTCGGCGTGGCGCCGGCGCTTCACTTGTCGAGGACGAATCCTTCGGTGCTGCTGCGCGCCGGCGCGCGCGGAATCACCGGCGGTGCGCACAGGACTCGCGCGCTGCTCGTGCTGACGGAGATCGCGCTCGGAACGGTGTTGCTCGTCGGCGCCGGACTCCTCGTGCGGAGCTTCGTGCGATTGCTCTCCGTCGATCCGGGCTTTCGCGCCGACAACGTGATCGTGTTCGACCTCGCGCTCGCCGGCTCGAAGTATCAGTACGACGCGCAGGACAACAGGTTCGCCGAGGCGGTGCTCACGCGTCTCGCCGCGCTGCCGGGCGTCACCGGCGTTGCCGTCGCCGCCAACCGGCCGTTCGACCGCGCTCCCGCCTTCTCCGTGTCGACGTCGTTCACGATCGACGGACAACCCAAGCCGGAAAAGGGCGCGGAGCCCGAGTCGCGGCTGCTGCCGGTGTCGCCGAGTTACTTCGCGACGATGGGCATGACGCTGCTGCGAGGGCGCACGTTCGCGGATCAGGAGAACCGACTCGGCGCCGCGCCGGTGGTGGTGATCAACGAGGCGTTGGCGGCGCGCGACTTTCCCGGACAGAATCCGATCGGCAAGCACCTCACGTTCGGCATCAACCACACCGTGTCCGCCGATCCCAAAGACACGCTCCGCACGCGCGGAGAGATCATCGGCGTCGTGCGCACGGTGACACACACGTCATTGTCGGCGAAACCGGAGCCGGCGACGTACGTGCCGTACGCGCTCCTCCCGTTTGGACCGTCGTTCGCCGTGCGCACGAACGCGGATCAAGTGACGGCGGAGCGCGAGATTCGGTCCGCGGTTGCGGCGGTCGATCGAAACGCTCCCGTCTATGGTCTTCAGGCGTTGCGCGATGCCATCTCGGCTTCGGTCGAGCAGCCGCGCTTCTACACCGTGGTGTGCGGCGCGTTCGCGCTCGTCGCGCTGTTGTTGGCGGCGGTCGGGATCTACGGCGTCATCTCGTATGGCGTGAGCCAACGGAGCCGAGAGTTCGGCCTTCGAATCGCGCTGGGCGCGACTCCGCACGACGTCGTCGCGCTGGTGCTGCGGAGCGGCACGCGCCTCACACTCGTCGGCCTCGCGATCGGGTTGGTTGGGGCGCTGCTCGCGACGCGCACCATGAGCGCGCTGCTCTTCGGCGTGAGCGCGCTGGATGGGCTCACGTTCGCGGTCGTGTGCGTCGTGCTCGCCGGGACGGCGACGCTGGCCTCGTGGTTGCCAGCGCGGCGCGCGGCGGCGGTGGATCCGGTGGTGGCGATGCGAGCCGAATAG
- a CDS encoding sulfite oxidase-like oxidoreductase: MADIPFIARGFHSKRPAAPPGRLPPGQYETRDFPVLSAGPTPRTPLDRWDFTIRGGDDTVRWSWQELLALPHETPTVDIHCVTKWSKFDTKWEGVSVDTLLNAAEEKGLRKTAFVMARSDGGYTTNLPLADVTGGKAWVVFQFDGGPLDPEHGGPARLLVPHLYFWKSAKWVRGLTLMDRDQPGFWEQLGYHDRGDPWTEQRYQGDP; this comes from the coding sequence ATGGCCGACATTCCGTTCATCGCGCGCGGTTTCCACTCCAAGCGGCCGGCTGCACCGCCGGGCCGACTGCCGCCCGGGCAGTATGAGACGCGCGACTTTCCCGTGCTCTCCGCCGGCCCCACGCCTCGCACGCCGCTCGACAGGTGGGATTTCACCATCCGCGGTGGCGACGACACGGTGCGATGGTCGTGGCAGGAGTTGCTGGCGCTCCCGCACGAAACGCCGACGGTGGACATCCACTGCGTGACCAAGTGGTCAAAGTTCGACACGAAGTGGGAAGGGGTTTCAGTCGACACGCTGCTGAACGCGGCGGAAGAGAAGGGACTGCGGAAAACCGCGTTCGTGATGGCGAGGAGCGACGGCGGCTACACGACGAACCTTCCGCTCGCCGACGTCACGGGCGGCAAAGCGTGGGTCGTGTTTCAGTTCGACGGCGGACCGCTCGATCCCGAGCACGGAGGACCGGCGCGCCTGCTCGTGCCACATCTCTACTTCTGGAAGAGCGCCAAGTGGGTGCGCGGGCTCACGCTGATGGATCGCGACCAGCCAGGGTTCTGGGAGCAGCTCGGCTACCACGACCGCGGCGATCCGTGGACGGAACAGCGGTACCAAGGCGACCCGTGA
- a CDS encoding ferredoxin reductase, with the protein MTEESETAAASPPRLAWQVASVVETRQETPRAHTLVLDVPGWRGHRAGQHVDVRLVAEDGYQAQRSYSIASAPENPRIELTIERLDDGEVSPYLCDVLHAGDGVEVRGPIGGYFVWSSRDEGPVFLIAGGSGIVPLMAMLRHRAHAASELRSRSRMHLLYSARTVSDIIYIRELADLSNDGETRVTFTLTREPASSDWKGERRRIDRAMLEAAGWPAKEGSLSYVCGPTPFVEAAANLLVEIGYDASRIRTERFGPTS; encoded by the coding sequence GTGACTGAAGAAAGCGAAACGGCCGCCGCTTCCCCGCCACGCCTCGCGTGGCAGGTCGCGAGCGTCGTCGAGACTCGGCAAGAGACGCCGCGCGCGCACACGCTCGTGCTCGATGTTCCCGGATGGCGCGGTCATCGAGCCGGCCAACATGTCGACGTGCGACTCGTCGCCGAGGACGGGTACCAAGCGCAGCGGTCCTATTCGATCGCCTCGGCCCCGGAGAATCCGCGCATCGAGCTCACGATCGAGCGCCTCGACGATGGCGAAGTCTCACCGTATCTCTGCGACGTGCTCCATGCCGGCGATGGCGTAGAAGTACGCGGGCCGATCGGCGGATACTTCGTGTGGAGCTCGAGGGACGAAGGTCCGGTATTCCTAATCGCCGGCGGCTCGGGGATCGTGCCGCTCATGGCGATGCTGCGGCACCGCGCTCACGCCGCGTCCGAGCTTCGCTCGCGCAGCCGCATGCATCTCCTGTACTCGGCGAGAACCGTGTCCGACATCATCTACATCCGCGAGCTGGCTGATCTATCGAACGACGGCGAAACGCGTGTGACGTTCACGCTCACGCGCGAGCCGGCATCGAGCGATTGGAAGGGCGAGCGCCGCCGCATCGACCGAGCCATGCTCGAGGCGGCAGGTTGGCCCGCGAAGGAGGGCTCGCTTTCATATGTCTGCGGCCCCACGCCATTCGTCGAAGCCGCGGCGAATCTCTTGGTCGAGATCGGCTACGACGCATCGAGAATCCGGACGGAACGGTTTGGACCGACGAGTTGA
- a CDS encoding DUF6510 family protein: protein MPDQMRLDGNAAAGQLSELFARDVTTAVATCAGCHTAAPLGALAEYGQSMGVVLRCGRCDTVMLRLVRTPHAIHVDATGITVMVVPVS from the coding sequence ATGCCTGATCAGATGCGATTGGATGGAAACGCGGCGGCGGGGCAGCTCAGTGAGCTGTTCGCGCGCGATGTGACGACTGCGGTGGCCACATGCGCCGGATGTCACACCGCTGCGCCACTTGGGGCGCTCGCCGAGTACGGGCAGAGCATGGGAGTCGTGCTGCGATGCGGGCGATGCGACACGGTGATGCTGCGGCTTGTCCGCACGCCGCACGCGATCCACGTGGATGCCACGGGAATCACGGTCATGGTGGTGCCGGTCAGTTGA
- a CDS encoding ATP-dependent DNA ligase — protein sequence MNLPVNPPVLPMLANRLDELPTGEGWIFEPKWDGFRTLVFRDGDEMFIQSRDEKPLDRYFPELVEALKARIPERCVLDGEIVIASEHGLDFDALQLRLHPAASRVKKLAAEIPSSIVFFDMLADGSTDLRQHPFAMRRSMLESMLAGVAAPVHVTPATADRALAADWFKRFEGAGLDGVMAKREEGPYEPNKRVMLKVKHERDCDCVVAGFRWHKGSEQTAVGSLLLGLYDDSGKLHHVGVCASFTAAKRRALVDFLAPYRENALESHPWREWAEADSADGAYRRPGAMSRWSQGKDLSWEALRPELVVQVAYDHMQNGRFRHTAQFRRWRPDKAPRDCTFDQLEVVPPHELASIFAR from the coding sequence TTGAATCTTCCCGTCAATCCACCTGTGCTCCCGATGCTCGCCAATCGTCTCGACGAGCTTCCAACGGGTGAGGGCTGGATTTTCGAACCCAAGTGGGACGGGTTTCGCACGCTCGTCTTCCGCGACGGCGATGAGATGTTCATCCAGAGCCGCGACGAAAAGCCGCTCGACCGCTACTTCCCGGAGCTCGTCGAAGCGTTGAAGGCGCGCATTCCCGAGCGCTGCGTGCTCGATGGCGAGATCGTGATCGCGAGCGAGCACGGGCTCGACTTCGACGCGCTGCAGCTTCGCTTGCACCCGGCCGCGTCGCGCGTGAAGAAGCTCGCCGCGGAGATTCCTTCCTCGATCGTGTTCTTCGACATGTTGGCCGATGGATCGACCGACCTGCGACAGCATCCGTTCGCGATGCGCCGGTCGATGCTCGAGTCGATGCTCGCCGGCGTTGCCGCACCGGTGCACGTGACGCCCGCGACGGCCGATCGCGCGCTCGCCGCCGATTGGTTCAAGCGCTTCGAGGGCGCGGGGCTGGACGGCGTCATGGCGAAGCGCGAGGAAGGGCCGTACGAGCCGAACAAACGCGTCATGCTCAAGGTCAAACACGAGCGCGACTGCGACTGCGTCGTCGCCGGCTTTCGCTGGCACAAAGGGAGCGAGCAAACGGCTGTGGGCTCGCTCCTGCTGGGCCTCTATGACGATTCTGGAAAGCTCCACCACGTCGGTGTGTGCGCCAGCTTCACGGCCGCCAAACGGCGCGCGCTGGTGGACTTTCTCGCGCCGTACCGCGAGAACGCGCTCGAGAGCCATCCGTGGCGCGAGTGGGCGGAGGCCGACTCCGCGGACGGCGCATATCGCCGGCCAGGCGCGATGAGCCGGTGGAGTCAGGGGAAAGATTTGTCGTGGGAAGCGCTGCGCCCGGAGCTCGTCGTCCAAGTCGCGTACGACCACATGCAGAACGGCCGCTTTCGGCACACGGCGCAGTTCAGACGCTGGCGGCCCGACAAGGCTCCGCGCGACTGCACCTTCGACCAGCTCGAGGTCGTGCCGCCGCACGAGCTGGCGTCGATCTTCGCTCGCTAG
- a CDS encoding carboxypeptidase regulatory-like domain-containing protein gives MRRTIVTLTMSLLLIGSAVRHAHAQEVRGTVRERVSRLPISGAVIALLDAGGKTLGRNITDEQGRYRIIVSSNTTQLRFIRIGFRPTTVPLNRKGGSVDTLDVLMTTLPTMLEPMAVTANGCPRRDDTGPALGLLEQARASLLNSVVAREANPGRVVRIRFQRRMDGTSDRIAHQSVKIDSSARSERPFVSARTGAEFVRDGFVKDDGGGATYFAPDADALLDDAFIAGYCVRLVRGDRGHPTEVGLGFTAATQSRTRIDVDGVLWVDTTQRQLRRLEFRYVGLARSAEPANPGGQLWFRDMPNGVVIIDRWSLRLPALDPDSLYDNRTARFTRRDRLYAQESGGEVAHIAWPSGLAWDAPLGTLALTALTRSHTPAAGTQVRLEDTDYSGRVDAKGQVTLNRLLPGPYNLVVIDTALETLAIQLHTRLKFEAVRDSTHRATVEVSTANDYVQDRCRHDGIWNAFIPRRPGAVWMIGRAVSSDGLSVDETRASLAEGSAAKRAKDESSPFALLASDKEITSTRTGTDGIYELCQGRFSVGDSVIVTLRARDGATVKFPYVLRDSLTVLPMKPFPPRTP, from the coding sequence GTGCGCCGAACGATCGTCACGCTCACGATGTCGTTGTTGCTCATAGGGAGCGCGGTGCGGCACGCACACGCGCAGGAAGTGCGCGGCACCGTGCGCGAGAGAGTGAGCCGCCTGCCGATATCCGGCGCCGTCATCGCGTTGCTGGACGCCGGCGGCAAGACGCTCGGACGCAACATCACCGACGAGCAAGGGCGCTATCGTATCATCGTATCGTCGAACACCACGCAGCTGCGGTTCATTCGGATCGGTTTTCGGCCGACGACGGTTCCGTTGAATCGAAAAGGCGGCTCGGTCGACACGCTCGACGTCTTGATGACGACGCTGCCGACGATGCTCGAGCCGATGGCCGTCACAGCCAACGGCTGTCCGCGCCGGGACGACACCGGACCGGCGCTCGGACTGCTCGAGCAGGCACGCGCGAGTTTGCTCAACAGCGTCGTCGCGCGAGAAGCCAATCCCGGAAGGGTCGTGCGAATCCGATTTCAACGGCGCATGGACGGCACGAGCGATCGGATCGCTCATCAGAGTGTGAAGATCGATTCGAGCGCGCGGTCGGAGCGTCCATTCGTCTCGGCGCGAACGGGCGCCGAGTTCGTCCGCGACGGCTTCGTCAAGGACGATGGGGGGGGAGCGACATATTTCGCCCCCGATGCAGACGCGCTGCTCGACGATGCGTTCATCGCGGGGTACTGCGTCCGCCTCGTGCGAGGCGACCGAGGGCACCCGACGGAGGTCGGTCTGGGATTCACCGCCGCGACGCAGTCGCGAACACGAATCGACGTCGACGGTGTGCTCTGGGTCGACACGACGCAACGCCAATTGCGGCGCCTCGAGTTCCGCTATGTGGGGTTGGCTCGCTCCGCCGAGCCGGCGAACCCCGGCGGTCAACTCTGGTTCCGCGACATGCCCAATGGCGTCGTGATCATCGACCGATGGTCGCTGCGACTCCCGGCGCTCGACCCCGATTCGTTGTACGACAATCGTACAGCAAGATTCACCCGTCGTGACCGGCTCTACGCGCAGGAATCGGGGGGTGAAGTCGCGCATATCGCCTGGCCGTCGGGGCTGGCGTGGGACGCTCCGCTCGGCACGCTCGCGCTCACCGCGCTCACACGCTCGCACACACCGGCCGCCGGAACACAGGTGAGGCTCGAGGACACGGACTACTCCGGCCGCGTCGACGCGAAGGGCCAAGTCACGCTGAACCGCTTGCTCCCCGGACCCTACAATCTCGTCGTGATCGACACGGCGCTCGAGACGCTCGCCATCCAGCTTCACACCCGACTGAAGTTCGAAGCGGTGCGTGATTCGACGCACCGCGCCACGGTCGAAGTGTCGACGGCAAACGACTACGTGCAGGACCGTTGCCGGCACGACGGCATCTGGAACGCGTTCATACCGCGCCGGCCCGGCGCGGTTTGGATGATCGGCCGAGCCGTCTCGAGCGATGGACTGAGCGTGGATGAGACGCGGGCGAGCCTCGCCGAGGGGTCGGCGGCAAAGCGCGCGAAGGACGAGTCGTCGCCCTTTGCGTTGCTCGCGTCGGACAAGGAGATCACGAGCACGCGCACGGGTACCGACGGCATCTACGAGTTGTGCCAGGGCAGGTTCAGCGTCGGCGATTCGGTCATCGTCACGCTACGCGCTCGCGACGGCGCTACCGTCAAGTTTCCCTACGTCTTGCGCGACTCGCTGACGGTGCTGCCGATGAAGCCATTTCCTCCGAGGACTCCCTGA
- a CDS encoding DNA polymerase domain-containing protein, with protein MPKKEAVEVLSIDGREVRITNPDKPYFARDVQLTKLDIARYYLSVADGALRGIRDRPIVLKRFVDGAEHEPFYQKRAPENRPEWLRTVTLSFPSGRTATEVVVDDTAGLAWVVNLGCIELHPHPIRSGDVNHPDELRVDLDPTPGVEWEDVRRVAMESKGLLEEMGLVGWPKTSGSRGMHVWARIEPKWSFTEVRRAALAFSREIERRAPAIATSKWWKEERHGVFLDYNQNAKDRTMCSAYSLRPLPDARASAPLTWDEVPDCDPSDFTALTMPARFEKIGDPHEGIDAAVGSLDALLELAARDEAEGLGDAPWPPHFRKMEGEAPRVAPSRAKRRPKS; from the coding sequence ATGCCGAAGAAAGAAGCCGTCGAGGTTCTGTCGATCGACGGACGTGAAGTTCGGATCACGAATCCGGACAAACCGTATTTTGCGCGCGACGTCCAGCTGACCAAGCTGGACATCGCGCGCTACTACCTGTCGGTCGCCGACGGCGCGCTGCGCGGCATTCGCGACCGACCGATCGTGCTCAAGCGATTCGTCGACGGCGCGGAGCACGAGCCGTTCTACCAGAAACGCGCTCCTGAAAATCGGCCGGAATGGCTGCGCACCGTCACGCTGTCCTTCCCTTCCGGCCGCACGGCCACCGAAGTCGTCGTCGACGACACCGCGGGACTCGCGTGGGTCGTCAACCTCGGCTGCATCGAGCTGCACCCGCATCCGATCCGCTCCGGCGACGTCAACCATCCCGATGAGCTGCGCGTCGATCTCGACCCGACTCCGGGCGTAGAATGGGAAGACGTGCGGCGAGTAGCGATGGAGTCGAAGGGGCTGCTCGAGGAGATGGGCCTCGTCGGTTGGCCGAAGACGAGCGGATCGCGCGGAATGCACGTGTGGGCGCGAATCGAGCCGAAGTGGTCGTTCACCGAAGTGCGCCGTGCCGCGCTCGCCTTCTCGCGCGAGATCGAGCGGCGGGCTCCGGCGATCGCGACGTCCAAGTGGTGGAAGGAGGAGCGCCACGGCGTCTTTTTGGATTACAACCAGAACGCCAAGGACCGCACGATGTGCTCGGCGTATTCACTGCGGCCGTTGCCAGACGCACGCGCGTCGGCGCCGCTCACATGGGACGAAGTGCCCGACTGTGATCCGTCCGATTTCACGGCGCTCACGATGCCGGCGCGGTTCGAGAAGATCGGCGATCCGCACGAGGGAATCGACGCCGCGGTGGGCTCGCTGGACGCCCTGCTCGAGCTGGCCGCGCGCGACGAGGCCGAGGGGCTAGGCGACGCGCCCTGGCCGCCGCATTTTCGAAAGATGGAAGGAGAGGCGCCGCGGGTTGCACCGTCTCGCGCGAAGCGACGCCCGAAGTCCTGA
- a CDS encoding TIGR03118 family protein translates to MATVAVALAACSDNDHLVNVVTPLNSFTLASLVTDQGIATTIDPNLVNPWGIAFGPTGLLWVANNGTGTSTVYNGDGTKVPTTVTIPGANGMQGVPTGVILNSTGDFGVPNNLGAAAFIFAGEDGTISAWNPSAPNNTAVIVADRSGTGAVYKGIAMAQNGGANFLYVTNFHANAVDVYDKNFTLVNSFTDATMAAGFAPFGIATINGKLYVSYAKQKGPENTDDDAGVGNGFIDVFNPDGSLSKRLIANGVLNSPWAMVIAPTGFSRFAGDLIVGNFGDGLIGAYDANTGAFIDNLRGADGNPISLAGLWGLAFGPFPGSTTMYFSSGPSDETHGLVGTLTPAAP, encoded by the coding sequence ATGGCGACAGTCGCCGTTGCGCTCGCGGCATGCAGCGACAACGACCACCTCGTCAACGTCGTCACGCCGCTCAACTCGTTCACGCTCGCCTCGCTCGTCACCGACCAGGGCATCGCGACGACGATCGATCCGAATCTGGTAAATCCGTGGGGCATCGCCTTCGGGCCGACGGGTCTGCTCTGGGTCGCCAACAACGGAACCGGCACCTCCACGGTGTACAACGGAGATGGAACGAAAGTGCCAACGACGGTGACGATCCCGGGCGCGAACGGCATGCAGGGCGTGCCGACCGGTGTGATCCTCAACAGCACCGGCGACTTCGGCGTCCCCAACAACCTGGGCGCCGCCGCGTTCATCTTCGCGGGCGAGGACGGGACGATCTCGGCCTGGAACCCCTCGGCGCCGAACAACACCGCCGTCATCGTCGCGGACCGATCGGGGACAGGTGCCGTGTACAAGGGCATCGCGATGGCCCAGAACGGCGGCGCGAATTTCCTGTACGTGACGAACTTCCACGCCAACGCCGTGGACGTCTACGACAAGAACTTCACGCTCGTGAATTCGTTCACGGACGCGACCATGGCGGCGGGCTTCGCCCCGTTCGGCATCGCGACCATCAACGGCAAGTTGTACGTGAGCTACGCGAAGCAGAAGGGGCCGGAGAACACGGATGACGACGCGGGCGTCGGCAACGGCTTCATCGACGTCTTCAATCCGGACGGCAGCCTCTCGAAGCGCCTCATCGCGAACGGCGTGTTGAACTCGCCGTGGGCCATGGTCATCGCGCCGACGGGCTTCAGCCGCTTCGCCGGTGACCTGATCGTCGGCAACTTCGGCGACGGCTTGATCGGCGCCTACGATGCGAATACCGGCGCGTTCATCGACAACCTGCGCGGCGCCGACGGCAACCCGATCTCGCTCGCCGGTCTGTGGGGTCTGGCTTTCGGTCCGTTCCCGGGGTCGACGACCATGTACTTCTCGTCGGGTCCGAGCGACGAGACTCACGGCCTGGTTGGCACGTTGACGCCGGCGGCTCCGTAA
- a CDS encoding M23 family metallopeptidase translates to MFFVSWMRRPVATARTAGRRADWAAQREARSNANASRESSARDRSWAVGPSRATDGAQRARGRIVNSMMRPHFIPAAFGIALAFSACTRPALYYPDPVPVAVPDTSRATKSAATPRAGRNTIPVEFPDVTVAVTGGSATTSDAAYLISRRLLVPVAGADMSKVEDSFFEPRDGGRTHRAIDILAPRGTPILSADDGKIIRMTTSELGGISMYTIDPTASLVYYYAHMERYNDAMSPGREIAKGDTLGFVGTTGNAPKDTPHLHFQVMRWPADNRYWDGEAIDPFEALGGMRHDRAHHTGGGRPVGR, encoded by the coding sequence ATGTTCTTCGTCTCCTGGATGCGGCGTCCGGTTGCCACGGCGCGCACTGCTGGACGACGCGCCGACTGGGCCGCCCAACGCGAGGCGCGTTCCAATGCCAACGCCTCGCGCGAATCTTCCGCACGGGATCGGTCATGGGCCGTTGGGCCATCGCGCGCCACCGACGGCGCGCAACGTGCGCGCGGCCGAATCGTCAACTCGATGATGCGCCCGCACTTCATCCCCGCCGCCTTCGGTATCGCGCTCGCCTTTTCGGCGTGCACGCGCCCGGCGTTGTACTATCCAGATCCCGTTCCGGTCGCGGTCCCCGATACGTCTCGCGCGACGAAGAGCGCCGCGACGCCGCGCGCCGGCCGGAATACGATTCCGGTCGAATTTCCGGACGTGACGGTCGCCGTGACGGGAGGAAGCGCGACCACGAGCGACGCCGCCTATCTGATCAGCCGGCGCCTGCTGGTCCCCGTGGCGGGCGCCGACATGTCGAAAGTCGAAGACTCATTCTTTGAACCGCGCGACGGAGGCCGAACTCATCGCGCGATCGACATCCTCGCCCCTCGCGGTACCCCGATTCTCTCCGCCGACGACGGCAAAATCATCCGGATGACGACGAGCGAGCTCGGCGGCATTTCCATGTACACGATCGATCCCACCGCCAGCCTCGTGTACTACTACGCTCATATGGAACGCTACAACGACGCGATGTCGCCCGGCCGCGAGATCGCAAAGGGCGACACGCTCGGCTTCGTCGGCACCACCGGCAACGCTCCCAAGGACACGCCGCACCTCCATTTCCAGGTCATGCGCTGGCCCGCCGACAACCGGTACTGGGACGGCGAGGCGATCGACCCGTTCGAAGCGCTGGGCGGTATGCGGCACGATCGGGCGCATCACACGGGTGGTGGTAGACCGGTAGGCCGGTAG
- a CDS encoding YhbY family RNA-binding protein — protein sequence MPLSSKERAALRGEAHHLSASVHVGQQGLTDTLRRSLDDDLRTHELVKIQFGKNADIDVKDAANSLASAMQADVVQIIGRTATLYRENPELPKKERKPWQK from the coding sequence ATGCCGCTGTCATCCAAGGAGCGCGCAGCACTGCGCGGCGAGGCCCATCATCTCTCGGCGAGTGTCCACGTCGGTCAGCAGGGTCTCACCGACACGCTGCGCCGGAGCCTCGACGACGATCTCCGCACGCACGAGTTGGTGAAAATCCAGTTCGGCAAGAACGCCGATATCGACGTCAAGGACGCCGCCAACTCACTCGCGTCGGCGATGCAGGCCGACGTCGTCCAAATCATCGGCCGAACCGCGACTCTGTATCGCGAGAATCCGGAGCTGCCCAAGAAAGAACGGAAGCCCTGGCAGAAGTAG